Below is a genomic region from Deinococcus koreensis.
CTTCGCCTCGCAGCGCCCCGGCGTCATGCACGCCTGCGGCCACGACGGCCACACCGCGATCCTGCTGGGCGTGGCGAAACTGCTGTCCGAGTCGCCCCAGGACGTGCCCGGCGAAATCCGCATGATCTTCCAGCACGCCGAGGAGATCGGCCCCGGCGGCGCCGAGGAACTGGTCACGCAGACCACGCTGATGGACGGCGTGGACGTGGTGACCGGCCTGCACCTGAACAGCCAGCTCCCGGCGGGCGTCGTGGCGGTCAAGCCCGGCCCCTTCATGGCCGCCCCCGACACGGTCGAGCTGACCATCCGGGGCCGCGGCGGCCACGGCGCGCACCCCGAGGAGGCGGTCGACCCCATCGCCATCGGGGCGCAGGTGGTGGGCAACCTGCAGCACGTGGTCAGCCGCCACGTGGGCGCCCAGGACGCGCTGGTGGTCAGCATCACGAAATTCGTCAGCGGCACCACCCACAACGTCATCCCCGACACCGCCGAGCTGATGGGCACGGTGCGCACCTTCGACCCCGACCTGCGCCAGAAAGCCCCAGCGCTGATCGAGCGCGTCGTCAAGGGGGTCTGCGAGGCGCACGGCGCGACCTACGAGCTGCGCTACGAGTTCGGCTACCGCCCCCTGATCAACACCGACTGGGTGGCCGAGCAGCTTCGGGAAATCGCCATCGAGACGGTCGGCCCGGAGCGCTTCCAGGTGTCGAAGCCCA
It encodes:
- a CDS encoding amidohydrolase; this translates as MTATQDKGTALRDQLVAWRRWLHMNPEVGFHEHETAAYIEAELRQMPGLLVSRPTETSVLAVLQGGQPGRTALLRADIDALPIHEENTFDFASQRPGVMHACGHDGHTAILLGVAKLLSESPQDVPGEIRMIFQHAEEIGPGGAEELVTQTTLMDGVDVVTGLHLNSQLPAGVVAVKPGPFMAAPDTVELTIRGRGGHGAHPEEAVDPIAIGAQVVGNLQHVVSRHVGAQDALVVSITKFVSGTTHNVIPDTAELMGTVRTFDPDLRQKAPALIERVVKGVCEAHGATYELRYEFGYRPLINTDWVAEQLREIAIETVGPERFQVSKPTMGGEDFSAYLERAPGAYFNVGSGSDAADSRWPHHHPRFTIDEASLETGVRMLHAAALKLTGPPTT